The Ictalurus punctatus breed USDA103 chromosome 6, Coco_2.0, whole genome shotgun sequence DNA segment acagacccactctatttaaaaattttttttttttttttttttttaaatctgagatGATGAGGACTTGCAGGGATTAAGGGCGATTATACACAGCTGTAATCCTCTTCCAGGGGCATGGGAGCTGTTATTTCACTGAAATAAACGTTTTCTATTATAAGACACCACTGACGAGTTATAGCAGAATTGGGATATGGGTGCACTTATATTTATAAAGATATACAGCAAGCTTTTATACGGACTTCGAAATTGTAGGTTTATACAAActgtaaactaaaaaaaaatttttttttttttaaataataaaaagaaagaaaaagaccaTTTGAATCACAGCCATTGTCAGACTTTTTGTCTATAGAAAGAAGTTACATCGAACCGTGGTCGCATTCAAATGAATCAATTATATTAACCCAACCTATGTTACACACATTGGTagaatgaaaacattttatttactaaataaatgtttagACTACTCACGTCCGCCCACTTCAACCGAACTACTATCCAAAGTCTGTAGCCTGGATGTCTGCTTCAAAGAGCCTCAGCACCGCTGGATCACTGTAGCTGCGCATGGCCAGCTGTTGCTGAgagccagccaatcagaacgaGCGGCTGCTGGGTGACTCCGCCCACAACATGCATTTCAGAATAAAAACTTTGTGTTGTTTACCATAATGCCCACTAGATGGCGACTGTGCAGAGGAAAAACACTAACCCTGTAAAAGCTACAAAGACGAGATCCCATACGCCAGTGTCTAATCTTgagtttatgttgtttatttatgtatttatgttgaTCAGACACctctgcagctttttttttcttttaaaaataaaataatacaattaattAAAGCAACTGTGCGTGACTGATAAGGTGTGTAGATCAATTGGTCATCATATAAACGAGCcaattgtcatttttaaaggaGGTGACAAAAGAATTATTATCCATTACAGTGCTTTTATTcgtattttttcttttacattttaaaccgAACcctaataaattaaatttattaaattattgtcACCTCCCTTCCAAAAATTCTCTCTCTATGTCCACTTGCTGGAGCACCTGTCCCTTGGTGTCCTGGTACCTCATGTTTTACAAATTAAGCACTGCACACAGTCTTAGTGTTTTATCACAAATAATGTAATCAAACTGCATCGTCAGTGTCGGgtaaattactaaaaaaaaaaaagtaatccggTACAGATGAGTAATTActatttaaaattgtaatctgattacgttactgattactgcatgtaaaaagtgaTCCGATTACTCattactttcacgttactttcaaaacctatcatgCCTACGagaatacactacaaagtgaaactcaaagttctttcagtaattttagacttgacatgatcagaaaaagtcggatttataataaaacccgcctcgggtgttgtcactgtttgtacaACTACCAGAcggataaaatataaaacttttttattttttaaaaacgctagccaaggggaggaaCAGCTAAGCTaccactgtatgggtttagctgctacagtgccatgcaaagtacattatctttcctttgTAATGTGTTATACCCAACCCTGCACCTCATATAAATGTCCACCCAAAGTCCACAAGGCATTAAATTCAtaacagttttaaaaacaaaaggatGAACCATATGTAGATAATCAACATCTGCATTCAGAAATATTCATAAAGTCTTTCATGACGATTCTCAACAGAgttggaaaatgtaaaaataaataaacaacaacaacaacaaaaaaacacaattagcTGACATTACTGCACATCCTGTTCTCAACCTTCTGCCGTCTCCTAAAATGTGGAGAGGGTCACAGGAGATATAATAACGTTCTAGGCATGTAACTCGATTTAtagaatatttaataataataattaaaacagtctgattatttattattaacatttcattagacttcattttttttcttttcttttaaaaaaaacaacaaaacaccagACCACAGCAGGTCCACGTCCATCATGCTctcatattttcatgtttttgcaCAGCATGGTCATAGTTTAAAACCCATGCATTACAGTGTGTTCGCCAGCAACATGCACATTAATATATTAGGCACTTAATTTATAAACGGTAAACCCTTAACAGagttaaaaatacaaaacaggaATAAACCCACCCATCTAAGTCGCGCATAGTAGGATAACTCAAATACACCGAATACAAATGCTTTTTTGGTCATGTCTTCTTGGTGTGCTTTGTGTGGAAGACATCCACTGTAGTCTCATGACATTCTCTCAAGTCGTAATCGCAGTAGCCAATGGAAAAAcgacccttaaaaaaaaaaccccaaagaaaACACAGTAGGTAAAATGAATACCTTAGAATTATACAGTAGATAACCTTTTACCACAATATGCTAAGgaaaaaatagcattttataaGAGTATACACTTTCATATGGGTCTTACCTTAGGCTTCTTGAAATAATCAAGCCCCCTGCCGATCTTGATAATCCAACCATTATCGAATCTGAGCAAATAAACCACTGCTTGTTAATTTCGGTTTACGGTCCAAATTATACTTTACAAAAATAAGAATGTTTAATTGCTCATTGTTTCCCTTATTGCTTAGATgtttaaaagtatgttttattacagaaaaGTCATAACCCAGTCTTCCGTATGATCTGTTTTACCTGACCTCCCGGTCATGAATAGTGGAGGAATATTTAACGTCCAGACAAATGCCCTGACTCTGCAAAGACTGGCGGATTTCTGCTAGGGCACTCTCTTGCTGGGAGGAACTAACctacacaaataaaagaatgtatttaaaaacatcACCTACAATATTTCAGATTGCAAGCATGATCACAGTACGGTACATAACATATAGATAAACAAACACGACAAGACTCACTTCATCTTGAGAAGTCAGGAGATTAATCTTCTTAACATTACATTCGGCCTTTAGCAGCATTTCACAAAAACGCAGGAAGTTATACAGCtgcaaggtaaaaaaaaaaaaaaaccacacacacacacacacacaaaaaaaaaccatagaACGCATTATGATtttactttctttaaaaaacaacaacaacaactaatgTCCATTAAAGTAGACTATTTTGTGTCATTGTTACCTGGTGCACATGGCGGATATAAGGGTCCTCAACCCAGACTTCAGTGAGTCCTTCTCTAATGTATGGCTTGAACAGGGTCTCATAGCTGAAACCTGTTGCACTGTCAGTGATTTTAATTTGCTCATGGTATTTCCCTTCTGATCGAAAAGAATAAGCAAAGAAAAACGTTATGAGTGGTTATTCACAATGATTTAGCAAGTCAAGCTAAATGAAGGTGAGTGAAGAAGAGAGTCTATGTAATGGTCGGAAATGCAATGATTTACATGTGACAGAATATCATGCTCTCTGAGAGCTTCTGGGAGAGTCCCCGAGCATGCATCGTTATTTTACCTTCTTTCACTTTGTTTAGGTGAACTTTCATCTGCTCAGCTCGATCCATGTAACCCTTGATCTTTTCTCTGTAGTGGACTTTTTTAGATTCATCCTTTATCACTGGGGGAAAAGGCAGGATAGGACAGGGAATTAGTATTCTGGGAAaccacataaataaataaataaataaataaagaaagaaagaaaatgacagcTTTCTGGATTTATTCCCCCAAAACAATGTAAAATGACTTCATTAACTTTCTAAAGATCCCAGGCAAAGATCAGGTTCGGTAAATACGGAGCCAGTTCAACAAATGCAAGTGCAAAAATGGCAGTAGGCTATGAATTAAAGGGGTATAGATAAAGATAAACATGACTTTCACCATCATattcttttctgttttattgattacattttaaa contains these protein-coding regions:
- the mitd1 gene encoding MIT domain-containing protein 1 (The RefSeq protein has 1 substitution compared to this genomic sequence); protein product: MAQNCLPGMETSAVSVLKRAVELDQSSRFQESLVCYQEGIQLLLDVLKVIKDESKKVHYREKIKGYMDRAEQMKVHLNKVKEEGKYHEQIKITDSTTGFSYETLFKPYIREGLTEVWVEDPYIRHVHQLYNFLRFCEMLLKAECNVKKINLLTSQDEVSSSQQESALAEIRQSLQSQGICLDVKYSSTIHDREVRFDNGWIIKIGRGLDYFKKPKGRFSIGYCDYDLRECHETTVDVFHTKHTKKT